The Theileria annulata chromosome 2, complete sequence, *** SEQUENCING IN PROGRESS *** genomic sequence ACACAGTTTTATTCGTTAAAAATTATCCATTagattttgtaaatttaattttttaaaaaactaaaataacTTTAAAAAGAGTTAATTGTGTAACAAAGCCTTTTGTTCAGTTCTAAGTTTAGAATATTTGACGAATTTCATAATTCCATAAATTGGACAGTTCGGGGCGTATGAAAATTTGTGAAAGTAGCGCCAGGCGTCGGCGCAGACGTTCTCCACTTGTTCTGGTATCGAAATCTTGACCTCTTTACTACACTTTGGGCAAATTCTATTACGCTTGTAAACTACAACGTCACTGTTCTCCAGTAATTCTGATtctgtaaaattagtaatCTCCAAAAGACGGTTGCTTTTCTCAATTAGCTCTTCTAACTGGTTTTTATATGATAACGGGGTGTTATTTGGGGAATTTGTGAAAGTTCTTGTAAATATTACAGGGGATTTAGGGAAAATAGAGTTTATAGGATTAAAACTGAAtagtgtataatatttcaatatttgTGATGAAAACacaattttcattaaattaaaatcaaactaattaattagttttaaaacaaaatttaaactatttttaCGCCAACACTACCTgataacacattttatccatttttatttttagattctatattcttataaatttccatataatatttttttaacattttggttaaattttattttttttaagTATGGGAGATTCCACTAGATCGTTCCAGGGCCTTTTCAATTCCTTTGGAGGAATGCGAAATATGCAAAATTTTGGTCCTTTGGCTGACACTTCCGAGCAAGTTTACATTTCTTCTCTTGCTTTACTTAAAATGTTGAAACACGGAAGGGTATTTTTTCCACAAATTCttgaattttatttatttctacacccaattaactaataatttaccttattttatatattcattgTTATAGGCTGGAGTTCCTATGGAAGTAATGGGTTTGATGCTTGGTGATTTTATAGATGATTATACGATCAGAGTAGTTGACGTTTTTTCAATGCCACAATCAGGTACTTAATGTGTTTGAATATTCCATTTAGGCAACAGTGTCAGCGTTGAGGCTGTTGACCCAGTCTACCAAACAGAAATGAAGGACCAACTTAAAAGAACAGGACGTCCAGAAGTGGTTGTTGGATGGTACCACTCACATCCAGGCTTTGGATGTTGGTTTTCaggtataaataattttactattaCATACTATTATGgatatagttaatattatattacactTTTGGTAGTggaaaatataatgtagGAACTGATGTGAATACTCAGCAGAGTTTTGAGCAGCTAAATCCACGAGCGGTGGGAGTTGTTATTGATCCCATCCAATCTGTTAAAGGCAAAGTGGTTATTGATTGTTTCAGACTCATTTCTCCACATCTGATTATGCtaggtatttttatttctaataaGTTGTTTGTAGGGCACGAACCAAGGCAGACTACCAGTAATATTGGTCATTTACAGAAGCCGACGATTATCGCCCTGGTCCACGGCTTGAACCGCAACTACTACAGCATCGTAATAAACTGTAAAAAGACTCCACTCGAAAGCCAAATGCTCTTAAACTTTAACAAGAACAGATGGACCAAAGATTTACATTTACAGGTTCGAACATTTATTACTCATtactataatattaatattgggtatatattagtttattaGCAGTGATATTTTCGTTATAGGACTTTGTGGAGAGGCAAAAGGAGAACAATGATTTAGTGCGCGAAATAAGAGATTTGtgtgaaaaatataacCAGAGCATAAAGCAGGAGATGACATGTAAGCCCGAGGAACTGGTCGTCGCAAATGTAGGAAAACTAGACGCCAAAAAACATATCGAAAACAGTGTCAACACTCTGCTCTCAAATAACACACTAAACGTTTTCAGCACAATGCTCGCAATTGAAATGTTGTAATTCCATAAACAAACATTCCACACTCTTTTACTCAAATTTTGACattaaacaataaaattcattagTTTCAGAATATATCAAGTTAATTCTAGTAAGATCTTGTCAATTTAGagaaaatgtaaaaaaatatttttaatgtcattaaatatatctATGTAATTACGAATGTTTAAGTAACCAATGCGCTCAGATCTTCAAAAAATATTGTATggaatttgataaataaaattaatgagaAAATTTATGTGTTTTCGgctaataaataatttcaattgCACTATTTAGTGAATCTGTGTAGTGGTGACGTTatgattaaattattattttaacgCAGATGGACTTTATagatttttttatatttttggGGTATATATTAAGAGCTTGTatgtattatttttgtttaagGGAAGCATGTCGTTTCCTAAGAATTCCTCTTTTTAAACATCTTGATAAATATGTACTGAGtttctttaaatatttcagATTTTAACCCTAAATTTGCAGACGTATTTCTAAATAACCCAGACTTTTTAGTCTGAGCTATTAATTAGCTtacttttaaaaaattttcaacatttgtaaaatattttgtttcCAAATCTTTAATTAACCAGTTCTTTTAccataaatttgtttatcttttaataaaagtgtttataattttaaaaaaattttgcTTCAAAAGAATTTTAGCACATTTTGTTTGTTTTGTCAGAATTTTGTCCAAGATTGttttaaatagttttaaaatgaaccagtaaaattaatatgagATTCCCGGTCTGCGGAGTTAGAAGTGATAGGCTTTTAGCCAAAATACCAAACGATTACTACCAAAATCTCAACTCGAATATCGAATGCTCACTCGAAGAAGCACAGTCGATCTACAACAAGTACCTttttatgatttaaatacatatgtaaatttaaataacactaattttacaattaaattattaatttatatattctagATATGAATTCTTAATATTGATGTAGGTTCCGTGCCTTGGCACCGAATGGAAAGTTAACTTTCCGAAGTTTCCAAGAGTGTTTGGGACTTTTTGGAACGTTAGGGCAAGTTTTAGGGGAAAGAATTTTCAGAGCGTTTGACTTGAACAACGATGATTACCTTGATTTCGTTGAGTTTTCCACATCGTTATTGACTATGACTCGAGGTAGCGAGGCGAAAAAACTAGCTCTAAGCTACCGAATCCTACACCCAAACCCGGCAAATTTACCAAACAGCCTAGTAGGATCACTGAACATCACGCCGAGCCCCTCCAGATCAAatttacttaatttaaatgaattgaAAGTTGATAAATCAGGTGATTCTGAGTTTAAATCTGTGGAATCAGAATATAGAAACAGTAAATCAGACCTCAAGTCTTTTGCATCGGATGATAAATCAGGTAAGGCAGAGGCAGAGGAGCCTTTGTCAGTAAGCCTAATCCGAGCCACAAGGCAAAGTATCATTAATACTACAAGAATTTTAacatcaaatttaaatgaaatcaAGTCGAATATCAGCGGAATCAAGTCAAGCATTAGCGGAATTAAACCTAGTACGAGTGAAGTCAGGCCTGAATTTCTCAAAGAAATGACCCATCAGGATGAGGACGGAATTGAGTTTGAAGAATTTGTAGAGGTAGTAAGAGATATAGAGTTAACGAAATCATTGTTAGTATGTCGAGAGCCAAAGTATTACACAACAGAAGAAATACAGAGAGTATTTGAACAGTTTGCATCGACGTCAAGAGACGGAACAAAACGTCTGTCGCAAAGCGATTACATAAACGCAGTTTACGAAAGCAGCGAGTTTCTGGAGCTGTTGGGAATATCCTTATCGCAGTACGCTATGGAAACAGTAACGACAACCTACAAAGGAGTTAATACATTTCTCAAGAAAATCAACACCACAACTAGAAGTTACATTAACCGAACACACGTGAATAGGAAAAACGTGTACAAATATATCGATCATGGTAGTTCGAAGAGAGGACTAAGTGTGCATTTTGGCCATGAGAGCTGGAATCATGTGCTTGATATGATGATTGGACTATCAATTTCAGCACGTCATGTTTACTCACAAGTTAACGCAGTTCTTTCAGACGATGATTACAATGTCAAGCTATGTTTTCACATCAATGAAAACTCAAATGGGCTCAATGTGACGAAATTTATCACAAACACGGGCCTATCATCATCCAGATTAAGCGATCACATTATCAATCATAACGACGGTGATACGATTAATGACTCACCGATTAGTAATAAGTCGATAGTTCGTTATAATCCGGGAGAGAACGTAACGCGGAAAATCGTGTTTAAAGAGTACGCCCCGATGGTGTTTCATCAGATTCGACTCATTTCAGGCTTGACGGAGAAGGATTACTTGGAGTCTGTGAGTCCAGAGCAGATAGTAGGAAACATGGTGTTGGGTAACCTGAGCACGATGTCAGAGCTGGTCTCGGAAGGCAAGAGCGGCTCTCTATTCTACTACACAATTAACGGACGTCTGATTCTGAAAACCATCACCAAGCGTTGCGCAAAGTTCGTTAAGCGTTGGCTCAAGTGTTACTTCGCCCACCTTGAAAAGAACACAGATTCCATTTTGACCCGCTTTTGTGGCCTATTTAGCATTGAGAACAGAACACTCCGCCAAAAGGTTTACTTCATAGTCATGAATAACGTGTTTTATTCCAGAGTTAGTATTCATAGAAGGTATGATTTAAAAGGCAGTTGGGTAGGCCGAAGATTAGAACCTTCTGAGTTAAAAGACCACACAGTCGCACTCAAGGACATTGAGTTTAACAAGCTTGGGGAGCAGATTCACTTGGGTGAAATGTCAGAGTCTTTCCTACGCGTTTTGAGCAGTGACGTGAATTTTCTTAGGGATTCTAACATTCTTGACTATTCACTGCTCCTAGGAATACATTATAGGGCTCAGTCTAAAGACAATGTTAACTGGGACGGTTCTGAGAAGCTTGACCCTGGCAACCCTCACACCTTCATGTCTGACAACAAAACCAGTGTCTACTACGTGGGCATTGTTGACGTTCTAACCACCTGGAACCTTGCGAAGAGGCTGGAGCACGTCTGGCGTTTCTTCCAGACTAGGCAGCACCAGGGTGTTTCCTGTGTCAATCCGGTCTTTTACTCCTCAAGATTCATTCAATCCATAACTAACCAccttaaataaattattttacaattaattttacatttttagtataatttataataccAAGTCCAATAAATatctataaataatttacatcCTATAAATATCTATAAACACCTATAAATTCCTATAAATatctataaatatatacccactttaattaatatatatataaataatttataatattaatgagtTGAGATGATGTGCAGGGCTAGTAGCTGCACTGGGAGTGAGTTGTTGATGAGCTGAAGCCTGTAGAGGATGTCCTGCTGCTTTGAGAAGCATATCGGTGTGGAGTTTGGCAGAGTGAAGAAGGGCAAGTGCGACACGTTTCCAAGCTTAAACTCGTTATGCAAATTGTTTACAAGGGATAAATTATATCGGTCGCCCAGAACCAAATCTGTGAAGCTAAGTTTTCTTGACGAAACCTTAACTTTGCTCTTGGCACAGTTAAAGAAGAAGATGCGAATGTGTTTCATATCGACATCCTCGTAAACAAAGTCTGATTCATCCAGTTTAAAGTAGCCCTTGTTACTGCAAATCAGCGACAACTGGGGCTTCTCACAAATCTTAAAGTACTCATCCTTCACGGACACTCTGCTAAAAAAGTTCTTCTCCAGCAACAAGGCTGTTTCCGATACGTTCACTATCGAATTTGAGTCGATATCTATATATAGATCCAGCGTTTCTTCCTTCGGCCTCACACCAAGCATGTTATACTCCAACTCGTTCAAGCTCAGGTAATCATTAGAGTACAAATAATctttattagaatttagGTCTCCGTTCGGGTTTAAGTAATCCCCATTGGAATGTATATAGTctttattagttaaatCTGTGTCGGGGTTTAAATAATCCCCGTTAGAATGTATATAATCTTTAATGGAATTTAAATCTGTGTTTGAATTTATGTAATTGGGACTTAAATAATCAGTGTAATCTGAATCGAGTGAATCTGCATTAAAaaacttatttattaaattgttattatGAGTATCGAGCGTTAAATCTGAAGTGTTTACATTATAGTTTTCCCTCTTTACAAAGGAATCAACATTCTTTTTTACAAGTAAGTTGTCTACGAATTTTCTAAATCCCTTCCTGCCTTTAGGATTTCTAGACACATTTTCAGACAATTCATCAGTTTCCAGATTATAAAAGGAATTATCGGGTGACCCAGGGTTCGTCGTTTCCATTTCAGACGGATTATTAAGGTTAAACTTGATTTTCGGATGGTTTTCTTCAAGCTTATATTCCTCCTCCATCGGTTCCTTTTCCTGGACCAGCTGCTTATGGTCGAATTTTAAGCTGTTTATATCATTCAAATACAGCTGATTATAAACGTATCGAATATTCACATCACTCATACTGTATCTGGTGTTTGATGTATTGTACCTACTATTTCCACTAGCATATCTACTGTTATTCGCGTTATACGTGTTAAATCTACTAGTTCCATTATTATATCCATTATTAGTAGAGTTGTATGCGTTATTTCCAGTATTATATCTGCCATTATTAGAGCTGTATGTGTTGGGATGATATGGTTTCTCTGGTGTGATCCCAATGACATTCCAATCTGGGAAAAGCGTATTACAATCACCATCTGAGAGAAAGCTGACGCATACCACCCCATCATCATTTTTGGAAAGGATCTGAGGCAACTCGTAGTCAAAACTTGCATGCGTTTCACCTTCGAAGTCTTCGTAATCCACTGCTCCGGCGAATGTTGAGAGTCCTGACTCGTTGTAAACATCAAAATTTGAGGCTTCCAGAGCCGTTCCTACAGTGTGAAATCCGTCGTATGAAATTGACGTCATTTGTGTATTTGTGTTGAGTGAAAGATCATTTTCGTGTGTTATTTTGGGATCCAGATAACTTGAAAAGCCGTCAGACTCGGGCACTTGATTAACAAACCCTTTTCGCAGTTTATACTCCTGGATACTCTGCAGACTTAGTCTGAATGACCACTTGTTTCTCGGTGTGATTTCACTATTACTGAACGTGCATGAAAGGTCAACTGCTGGATCTGAGCTAAGATCTGGGTAAACGTTAATCCCATCCGTATTAGAAAACGTTCTATTAAATGCTTCAGTTGTAGAAAAGCCTCTATCATAACTCTGTGTTGAGGGAAATGGTTTATCGTATCCATCAGCAGTTGGAAATGCTCCATCATAAACATCGGTTGTGGGAAATGGCCTATCATAACTCTCTGTCATACGTGATTTGTTTATATCGCTTGCGTTCAGGTAATTTGAATTAACGCTTGAGAAATTGTTTAGTACTGCTGCTGTTGTTGTTGGTTCAGGCATGGGAATGCTCGAACTTTTAGTTCTTTCATACAAAgcattaattattttatatgatGTTTCCCacctaaaaatttattacttagatgaataaaatttgttcCTTACATTTTCACGAATTTCTTTAGTGTAGTTACTGCAGCATCGTGTGCCCACTTGCTGTTCCCAATTGGTGGATTAAACCTCATGCAATTATCGTAAATCAGCTTCATATCCTCGTAAAACTCTTCTGGGTTCATATACGAACCAGAATCCAACTTCATCTACAGCAATTATAAACTAAATGTACCatctaatataattaaactatactagtattataattaaaataattattaaaataatattataatgaaAGCATGATAattggtataataatacCTTGACTGTTTTATAGTCCATGGGTTTTCTAATAACAAGTCTATAATTATCTTTGACTGAAGGCGGAATGATAGAATCGCTTGCTTCCAAAACAGGACTAGCAAACAGATTGCCATACCGATCAGATTTCATTTTTCTcaaaatctaaaaaatatatataatttttaaattaaaattttatgtGAAATTCACAAAAAGTagtatgaaaattatataatatactgGTAAtgtttgaaataataaaaaaacaagtttatttcaaaaattaataatataaaaataaaacttACGTGATCTGAACAGTATTTAATCCAATCATTTTGCGATTCCATGttcataaattatttaaaacattaaatctGAACTCTTTGTTCGGTTTATCCCAATTCTGAGGCTTGGCACAATAAAACTCAGTGGCCTTAAATACTAATTGTTTTATACCCTTTtgtacattatttaattttaaaataattatggACTCTCAATTATGGGTAAATAACCCTAGTTTTagctttaattttttatttaggTTCCTGTGCCGAAGATTAAGGCAACTAAATCAGAGCCCGAGAGTTCTAAAGACCCATTAGAAAGGGTCAAAACTGATGTTTCAGGGCAAAATAAAACATATgctttaaatttaaataaacattgccctgaaaaaaataatctcGTTAATCATGGTGTAGGCCTTTCCGGAGCTCCTGATAATTCCGAAGATTTTACCTTGAGTGTCAGAATTAACAGAAAACGCACTCtaaatgatttatttgACGAAAGTGACGATGAAAATTTTACTCCCAACTCGGAACAAATTTCCTCCAAAACACACTTACACCCTGTTAACTCCTCTGGTGATCTTGTAAATTCTAAACCTCTCAATAACTCAGAAATTAAAGctgataaattattgcCTGAAAATGTTACTTCTGGCTATCAAAAATCTTCAGATGTTAAAGTCAATAATTTGCCTTTAAAGGAAACTGTTAATAATCTTGAAAAGGGTGACCATAAAAGGCAGAAAACTGATAGTTCAGATGACTTTAAAAGATCTGATAGTGGTGAAGTTCCACTATCAAATGAGTTGGAGTCTCTAACTGACTCTATTAGAAAGTCATTAGACGCTCCGAAACCCGTTTCCTCTACTACAAATTTGAATTCTAACACTCTAGATCACGCCAAAACtaacaaaaataatgttaattctGGTGAAAATCACACCTCTAAGAATAAACAAATGAAGCCTAAAACTGATCATAAAACTAAAAGTGATCGtaaaactaaaaatgaAGATGTTAGTCTAAATCATATCAAAACTGAGAATTTGAATGTGAAAACAGAAGTTAAAATTGACATGGTGAAAGATGTAAAAGTGGAAGAAAAGGTACAGATAAAGAAAGAAAAGAAAGTGGATCCATTAGTAATAGAAGATATAATAGAACCAATAAACCGTTGGTGGGAAGAAATAGATGAAGATATGGATTATAATAAAGGGTTGGAATTTGAAAGTAAGTCGAGCCGTTGGAAGTATTTGGAACACAACGGAATGATATTTACACCGGAATACGTACCTCATAATATACCAATAATGGTAAAGGGAGAAACAATACATCTGCCACCGAATTTGGAAGAGATTGCGACGATGTGGGCCCAGAGTATGGGCACGAACTATGAAACAAGTGAAATCTACTGCAAGAATTTCTGGCAAGTTTTCGTCTCaaaatttgaaaaggaCCATTTTATACGGAGATGTAAGTTATCTGACGCAGATTTCAGCCTAATCAAAAACCACCTCGAGGAGGAGAAGCAGAAGAAAAAGGATAATAAGGAATTTTATAAAGCAAAACAACAAGAAGATGCAAAAAGAGAATATAGATTTAATTATGCATTAGTAGATTGGGTAAGAGAAAAGGTTAGCAGTAATAAGCTAGAGCCTCCAGGGTTATTTAAGGGTAGAGGACTTCACCCAAAACAAGGTCTTTTGAAGTCAAGAATGTTCCCAAAAGACGTCATTTTAAACCTCTCCAAAGATGCACCGGTCCCGAAAGTAACAAACTTTCAACGCGAAGGACATTCGTGGAAGGATATTTACCATGACAATAGTGTCACTTGGCTGGCATACTACAAGGACAGTATCAATGACCAGTTCAAGTACATGTATCTATCAGCGCAGTCAAAATTCAAAGGCTTCCATGACTTTTTAAAGTATAACAAGGCGAGAGAACTCAAGGCTTACATCCAAAAAATCCGAGATGACTACAATACCAAAATGCTCTGTATgactattatttatactattagtcttaattacataaatataatttttaatagcGCTGGACATTTATGAGAAGCAGTTGGGAACAGCGGTCTATTTGATTGATTACTTGGCACTGAGGGTTGGAGGAGAGAAGGACGCAGATGAGGCTGACACGGTCGGCTGCTGCAGTTTAAGAGTTGAACACATCAAGTTTAGTGAGAAGAAGAAAAACACAATCACGCTCGATTTCCTTGGAAAAGACTCCATACGATATTTTAACACAGTAACTGTATCACTATCCTTACATATTTTTTCACActtataaataatagttaTAAACTAGgtatttaaatgataaacggtattttaatgatttctATTAGCTGAATGACGTGGCATATGACAATTTGGCGAAATTTTGTAACCGGAAGAAGTCAAGCGAAGGAATTTTCAGCAAAATCAACGTAAAACATAGTTGttagtaataaaattttagacTAATAAGTTGAATGAATACTTGAGGGAGCTCATGGATGGGTTGTCGGCTAAGGTTTTCAGGACTTACAACGCGTCAATTACACTCCAAAATCAGTTCAAGAGGCTGAGATCTAAATACAAGAGAAGTATTAGTACTCACACACTGCTTCCAAGCAGTGTTACAGATGGTTTAAATGATCTTAATGGTTTAAGTGTTAACGAGGAGACAGGAAGAACGTCGAGATCCTCATCTAATACGGATTATTCAAGTCTGactagtactaatagtatagatattaatagtattgaTGATTTGGATGACACTCAAGATGAAATTAACGATAAACCAacaaataatgaaaattcaACTAAAGATAAAAACAAGGATAAGGATAAGGACACTAAGGATGTTAGTGTTGATATTGGAAACGTGTCAGAGTTATTACAGTTTTATAATTACGCGAATAGAGAAGTTGCAATTCTGTGCAATCATCAAAGAAGTATCCCGAAACAACACGAAACGTCAATGACCAAGCTTAAGTTACAGGCGAAAATGCTTAAAGAGGACATTCAGGAATTGAACGAATATTGTAAGCATTTGCAGTCGAATTCTAAGGACGAATTTAAATTCGAGTCCAAGACTAAGGTAACTTTGCGCTATGATTTGAGTTTTAGGACGTGAACGGGAACCCTAGAAAACTAATTACAAAGCCTGGAATGAAGTTAGAAGCGGCTAAAAACAAACTTGCAACCCTCAAGTAATTTTTACTTAGTCTATGATTTGTAGGAAAAAGCAAAAGGACCATAATATTAAGATGACCATAAAGGACAGTAACAAGACTGTTGCTCTGGGAACGAGTAAAATCAACTACATGGACCCGAGAATCACTGTGGctttttgtaaaaaatatgaaatcCCCATTGAAAAGGTTTTTAACAAGAGTTTGCGGATGAAATTCCCTTGGGCGATGTGTGTTCGCTCTGATttcacattttaatttctcaACTCATTTCTCTATGGACTAGTTACTATATAATGATAGTGATGCATTTAGTTcattgaaaattaattgtacAGCAAAACGTGAGAATGCTCCTCTGACATGTTCGTTGGTGTATTACAGTCCGAACTACCTAAGGAAATTAAAAACTTTTAGTGCTTAcatgtataaaataacacACCACCCAAACTCATTGAAATATCCCTCAACCTCGAACCAACGTCATTCATATTACTAgaattattagttttagAATTCGTAATGTAGTGAAATGTGTCGGGGAGAATTTGGACTTCAAAGTCAAGCAGTGACTTACACAATTTACAAACTTTAGaacttaaatttatgttCAAATCTGCTAGAAAACTAATTGGTTTTCCACCTTTATTTACTCTTAACACCTAAAACATTTACATCTACcatatactattaaatacTAATGATTTGTATgctattaactatataataatttgtataacTATAAACTTATATGTTATACAGTTTTAGGTCTTGATGATAAGTAGTTTTGAAAGTGATTAATGGCGTCAACTTCGTAATCATCATCACTATAATCAGACGATGACTCGTTGTCTGAGTTAGAGTTTTGATTCACGCCCGTAAGTGTTTCGAAGTCTACAAGATCCTCATCATCTATTTCATCTCTACTCTTGTTCTTGAACTTCTCAAGTAAGACTATCGAGTGTAAATGCTGGTCTGAAACAGAGTATTTATCAGCGTTGGGAAACTGATAAACCACATCATTTTCCAAAATCAAACGAAATCCATCAGTTTCTACAATAAATGCATTATATAAAATCCATTAGTTTATagtgtaaatttaaatattatacacaGTTGGTAGTTATTTAATGTCAATACCTGTGGTGTTTAAGTTAATTGAATCAAGACACCATGACAAATCAGCCATTTGGCCGAATGTTGGTTCAGCAGCTGTTGGTTTCTTAAGACTATATCGTAATAATTTCCATCCCTCATCCTTGGTAGCATCATTTAAGcaatagaaaatatataatacacGGTTTCTATCAGTGTTTGGAACTGACAACTGCATTAAAAATGACATTTTCAAGTTACAAATTTCACATTCAGGCTCATCTACCTTCACGTCTCCAACCCATACCTATTCAATCAAACATTACAATGTAAATTAGGGTAATATTAAGTATTGGAATACCTAAATTTAAGGTAAATTAACTAGTAAATGGAGGTAAAGTTAGTGTAAAAATTACCGGATGTCCAAG encodes the following:
- a CDS encoding proteasome regulatory subunit, putative, which gives rise to MGDSTRSFQGLFNSFGGMRNMQNFGPLADTSEQVYISSLALLKMLKHGRAGVPMEVMGLMLGDFIDDYTIRVVDVFSMPQSGNSVSVEAVDPVYQTEMKDQLKRTGRPEVVVGWYHSHPGFGCWFSGTDVNTQQSFEQLNPRAVGVVIDPIQSVKGKVVIDCFRLISPHLIMLGHEPRQTTSNIGHLQKPTIIALVHGLNRNYYSIVINCKKTPLESQMLLNFNKNRWTKDLHLQDFVERQKENNDLVREIRDLCEKYNQSIKQEMTCKPEELVVANVGKLDAKKHIENSVNTLLSNNTLNVFSTMLAIEML
- a CDS encoding 1-phosphatidylinositol-4-phosphate 5-kinase or 1-phosphatidylinositol-5-phosphate 4-kinase, putative, translated to MRFPVCGVRSDRLLAKIPNDYYQNLNSNIECSLEEAQSIYNKFRALAPNGKLTFRSFQECLGLFGTLGQVLGERIFRAFDLNNDDYLDFVEFSTSLLTMTRGSEAKKLALSYRILHPNPANLPNSLVGSLNITPSPSRSNLLNLNELKVDKSGDSEFKSVESEYRNSKSDLKSFASDDKSGKAEAEEPLSVSLIRATRQSIINTTRILTSNLNEIKSNISGIKSSISGIKPSTSEVRPEFLKEMTHQDEDGIEFEEFVEVVRDIELTKSLLVCREPKYYTTEEIQRVFEQFASTSRDGTKRLSQSDYINAVYESSEFLELLGISLSQYAMETVTTTYKGVNTFLKKINTTTRSYINRTHVNRKNVYKYIDHGSSKRGLSVHFGHESWNHVLDMMIGLSISARHVYSQVNAVLSDDDYNVKLCFHINENSNGLNVTKFITNTGLSSSRLSDHIINHNDGDTINDSPISNKSIVRYNPGENVTRKIVFKEYAPMVFHQIRLISGLTEKDYLESVSPEQIVGNMVLGNLSTMSELVSEGKSGSLFYYTINGRLILKTITKRCAKFVKRWLKCYFAHLEKNTDSILTRFCGLFSIENRTLRQKVYFIVMNNVFYSRVSIHRRYDLKGSWVGRRLEPSELKDHTVALKDIEFNKLGEQIHLGEMSESFLRVLSSDVNFLRDSNILDYSLLLGIHYRAQSKDNVNWDGSEKLDPGNPHTFMSDNKTSVYYVGIVDVLTTWNLAKRLEHVWRFFQTRQHQGVSCVNPVFYSSRFIQSITNHLK
- a CDS encoding bromodomain protein, putative, whose product is MNMESQNDWIKYCSDHILRKMKSDRYGNLFASPVLEASDSIIPPSVKDNYRLVIRKPMDYKTVKMKLDSGSYMNPEEFYEDMKLIYDNCMRFNPPIGNSKWAHDAAVTTLKKFVKMWETSYKIINALYERTKSSSIPMPEPTTTAAVLNNFSSVNSNYLNASDINKSRMTESYDRPFPTTDVYDGAFPTADGYDKPFPSTQSYDRGFSTTEAFNRTFSNTDGINVYPDLSSDPAVDLSCTFSNSEITPRNKWSFRLSLQSIQEYKLRKGFVNQVPESDGFSSYLDPKITHENDLSLNTNTQMTSISYDGFHTVGTALEASNFDVYNESGLSTFAGAVDYEDFEGETHASFDYELPQILSKNDDGVVCVSFLSDGDCNTLFPDWNVIGITPEKPYHPNTYSSNNGRYNTGNNAYNSTNNGYNNGTSRFNTYNANNSRYASGNSRYNTSNTRYSMSDVNIRYVYNQLYLNDINSLKFDHKQLVQEKEPMEEEYKLEENHPKIKFNLNNPSEMETTNPGSPDNSFYNLETDELSENVSRNPKGRKGFRKFVDNLLVKKNVDSFVKRENYNVNTSDLTLDTHNNNLINKFFNADSLDSDYTDYLSPNYINSNTDLNSIKDYIHSNGDYLNPDTDLTNKDYIHSNGDYLNPNGDLNSNKDYLYSNDYLSLNELEYNMLGVRPKEETLDLYIDIDSNSIVNVSETALLLEKNFFSRVSVKDEYFKICEKPQLSLICSNKGYFKLDESDFVYEDVDMKHIRIFFFNCAKSKVKVSSRKLSFTDLVLGDRYNLSLVNNLHNEFKLGNVSHLPFFTLPNSTPICFSKQQDILYRLQLINNSLPVQLLALHIISTH
- a CDS encoding DNA topoisomerase i, putative, encoding MDSQLWVPVPKIKATKSEPESSKDPLERVKTDVSGQNKTYALNLNKHCPEKNNLVNHGVGLSGAPDNSEDFTLSVRINRKRTLNDLFDESDDENFTPNSEQISSKTHLHPVNSSGDLVNSKPLNNSEIKADKLLPENVTSGYQKSSDVKVNNLPLKETVNNLEKGDHKRQKTDSSDDFKRSDSGEVPLSNELESLTDSIRKSLDAPKPVSSTTNLNSNTLDHAKTNKNNVNSGENHTSKNKQMKPKTDHKTKSDRKTKNEDVSLNHIKTENLNVKTEVKIDMVKDVKVEEKVQIKKEKKVDPLVIEDIIEPINRWWEEIDEDMDYNKGLEFESKSSRWKYLEHNGMIFTPEYVPHNIPIMVKGETIHLPPNLEEIATMWAQSMGTNYETSEIYCKNFWQVFVSKFEKDHFIRRCKLSDADFSLIKNHLEEEKQKKKDNKEFYKAKQQEDAKREYRFNYALVDWVREKVSSNKLEPPGLFKGRGLHPKQGLLKSRMFPKDVILNLSKDAPVPKVTNFQREGHSWKDIYHDNSVTWLAYYKDSINDQFKYMYLSAQSKFKGFHDFLKYNKARELKAYIQKIRDDYNTKMLCMTIIYTITLDIYEKQLGTAVYLIDYLALRVGGEKDADEADTVGCCSLRVEHIKFSEKKKNTITLDFLGKDSIRYFNTLNDVAYDNLAKFCNRKKSSEGIFSKINTNKLNEYLRELMDGLSAKVFRTYNASITLQNQFKRLRSKYKRSISTHTLLPSSVTDGLNDLNGLSVNEETGRTSRSSSNTDYSSLTSTNSIDINSIDDLDDTQDEINDKPTNNENSTKDKNKDKDKDTKDVSVDIGNVSELLQFYNYANREVAILCNHQRSIPKQHETSMTKLKLQAKMLKEDIQELNEYCKHLQSNSKDEFKFESKTKDVNGNPRKLITKPGMKLEAAKNKLATLKKKQKDHNIKMTIKDSNKTVALGTSKINYMDPRITVAFCKKYEIPIEKVFNKSLRMKFPWAMCVRSDFTF